One window of Papilio machaon chromosome 18, ilPapMach1.1, whole genome shotgun sequence genomic DNA carries:
- the LOC106715424 gene encoding uncharacterized protein LOC106715424 has translation MCEKRTRKIKKGSQLARVREARRTQRLNFLAANTARSNNPNPIPCPAMEARKTAQNRVILELAWKTVALMHKNRLIQQKIIALQKETSEYVAAMMNNPENRRRYMEQICLIDAQRQNIDAIRPIKIEPDE, from the coding sequence GATCACAATTAGCCCGCGTTCGCGAGGCCAGACGCACGCAGCGGCTCAACTTTCTCGCTGCGAACACCGCAAGAAGTAACAACCCTAATCCGATACCATGCCCCGCTATGGAGGCACGAAAGACCGCACAAAACCGCGTTATACTCGAACTAGCGTGGAAAACGGTCGCACTAATGCACAAAAACAGACTGATTCAACAAAAAATCATAGCTCTTCAGAAGGAAACGTCAGAATACGTCGCCGCTATGATGAACAACCCTGAAAATAGACGACGTTATATGGAACAGATATGCCTTATAGATGCTCAGCGTCAAAACATCGATGCTATTCGGCCCATAAAAATAGAGCCAGATGAGTAA